From Candidatus Atelocyanobacterium thalassa isolate ALOHA, a single genomic window includes:
- a CDS encoding GTP-binding protein, producing the protein MDQQDFYIQKTYASLQDCLSRYTNNLELKASIKKELQVIELGLERVNNNVIKIAIFGLVSRGKSAIVNALVGQNIFNSEPINGTTKWPKSFRWFPSDTKVILEFIDTPGLDEIDGIQKSIMSQEVAEESDLILFVISEDIIEVEYKALIYLKKLLKPIILVFNKIDLYPKKTCLDIYKHLQEFSKNIKNEEALLINIQDILLVAASPRSIPVKVRSFDGQIREELEVQSPQIESLRHKLLSVLNKEGRYLLCINVLLQAKKAEEKIALKTIQIFEKDSEHIIDKYVKYKSLIVSLNPIAILDICGGLLIDLVLVRKLFNLYALPITNHNIDRLWLQLFFSSGKLLLTEILTHLLLNISKTAITFNNILDSSTSIEFYSGTAILQGGIAAHSTYKISKAVQNYLVEGCSWRILGLSEIIQNILNEANENMIIYSLKLN; encoded by the coding sequence TTGGATCAACAAGATTTTTATATACAAAAAACTTATGCTAGTCTCCAAGATTGCTTATCTCGGTATACCAATAATCTAGAGTTGAAAGCATCCATTAAAAAAGAGCTACAAGTAATTGAACTAGGACTAGAAAGAGTTAATAATAATGTCATTAAAATTGCTATCTTCGGGTTAGTTAGTAGAGGTAAGTCTGCTATTGTAAATGCATTAGTTGGTCAAAATATTTTTAATAGTGAACCAATCAATGGAACCACAAAGTGGCCAAAATCTTTCCGTTGGTTTCCTAGTGATACTAAAGTTATATTAGAATTTATTGATACTCCAGGATTAGACGAAATCGACGGAATTCAAAAATCAATAATGTCCCAAGAAGTTGCAGAAGAATCAGACTTAATTTTATTTGTAATTTCTGAAGATATTATCGAAGTTGAATATAAAGCTTTGATATATTTAAAGAAACTATTAAAACCTATTATTTTAGTTTTTAATAAAATTGACTTATATCCAAAGAAAACTTGTCTTGATATTTATAAACATTTACAAGAATTTAGTAAGAATATTAAAAATGAAGAAGCACTATTAATTAATATTCAAGATATATTATTAGTGGCTGCTTCTCCTAGATCTATACCTGTAAAAGTCAGAAGTTTTGATGGGCAAATCAGAGAAGAATTAGAAGTTCAATCTCCTCAGATAGAAAGTTTAAGACATAAATTATTAAGTGTTTTAAATAAAGAAGGACGTTATCTTTTATGTATTAATGTTTTATTGCAAGCAAAAAAAGCTGAGGAAAAGATTGCTCTCAAAACAATTCAAATATTCGAAAAAGATAGTGAACATATTATTGATAAATATGTGAAGTATAAATCTTTGATAGTTTCTCTTAACCCTATTGCTATTTTAGATATTTGTGGAGGATTATTGATTGATTTAGTTTTAGTTAGGAAGTTGTTTAATTTATACGCATTACCTATTACAAATCACAACATAGATAGATTATGGTTACAGCTCTTTTTTAGTTCTGGTAAACTACTTCTTACCGAAATCCTTACTCACTTATTATTAAATATAAGTAAAACAGCAATAACATTTAACAACATACTAGATAGTTCAACATCTATAGAGTTTTACTCAGGTACTGCTATTTTACAAGGTGGAATTGCTGCTCATAGCACTTACAAAATAAGTAAAGCTGTTCAAAATTATTTAGTGGAAGGCTGTAGCTGGAGAATTTTAGGTTTAAGTGAAATAATACAAAATATCTTAAATGAAGCCAATGAAAATATGATTATATATAGCTTAAAGTTAAACTAA
- the fabD gene encoding ACP S-malonyltransferase, with protein sequence MVTKTAWVFPGQGSQVVGMGKDLATTSLGEEYFKEAQDILGWSVLELCEGDTVNLSKTLYTQPCLYVIQCILVRLLKENQVNPNLLAGHSLGEYVALYAAEVFDFTTGLKLVKSRAELMNKAVGGKMVALIKFDRLSLNEIIANTPDVVLANDNSEQQVVISGTPQAVDEVSHKIKAKRAIELKVSGAFHSHLMKEASEQFQILLENTDFKEAQIPILSNIEAVPRTSEIILKENLKKQMTGSVRWRETMVFMVEHEITNIIEIGPGKILSNLFKKEYTQIDTRSIGSLSDF encoded by the coding sequence ATGGTGACAAAAACAGCATGGGTATTCCCAGGACAGGGATCACAAGTAGTTGGCATGGGGAAAGATCTAGCAACAACTTCTTTAGGAGAAGAGTATTTTAAAGAAGCGCAAGATATTTTAGGTTGGTCTGTGCTTGAGTTATGTGAAGGTGATACAGTAAATTTATCTAAAACCTTATATACTCAACCTTGTCTTTATGTAATCCAATGTATTCTTGTTCGTTTATTAAAAGAGAATCAAGTCAATCCAAATCTTCTAGCCGGCCATAGCTTAGGGGAATATGTGGCTTTATATGCAGCGGAGGTTTTTGATTTTACTACAGGGCTGAAATTGGTTAAAAGTCGTGCAGAGTTGATGAATAAAGCTGTTGGAGGGAAAATGGTTGCTTTGATAAAATTTGATCGTTTATCTCTCAATGAAATAATTGCAAATACTCCTGATGTAGTTTTAGCTAACGATAATAGTGAACAACAGGTAGTTATTTCAGGTACTCCTCAAGCAGTTGATGAAGTTTCTCATAAGATTAAAGCGAAAAGAGCTATTGAGCTTAAGGTGTCTGGGGCATTTCATTCTCATTTAATGAAAGAAGCATCAGAACAATTTCAAATATTATTAGAAAATACTGATTTTAAAGAAGCACAAATTCCCATTCTTTCAAATATTGAAGCAGTTCCAAGGACTTCTGAAATTATCTTAAAAGAAAACTTAAAAAAACAAATGACTGGGTCAGTTCGTTGGCGTGAAACCATGGTTTTCATGGTAGAGCATGAAATTACTAATATAATAGAAATTGGACCAGGCAAAATTCTATCTAACTTATTTAAGAAAGAATATACTCAAATTGACACAAGAAGTATTGGATCTCTGTCTGATTTCTGA
- a CDS encoding SufE family protein → MSSSENSLPSNLACIVEKFKRRSDPKKSYEQLLWYAKKLSEMPENFKIETNQVKGCVSKVYISADLKDDKVWYQGDSDAQLVKGLVALLIEGLNGLTPQEILEVNPDFIEDTGLKVSLTPSRANGFYNIFQLMKKKALAFQLGKSI, encoded by the coding sequence ATGTCATCTTCGGAAAACTCTCTACCATCTAACTTAGCTTGTATTGTTGAAAAGTTTAAGAGACGTTCTGATCCTAAAAAAAGTTACGAGCAATTACTGTGGTATGCAAAAAAACTATCAGAGATGCCAGAGAATTTTAAAATAGAGACAAATCAGGTCAAGGGATGTGTATCTAAAGTATATATTAGCGCGGATCTTAAAGATGATAAAGTTTGGTATCAAGGAGATTCGGATGCCCAATTAGTTAAAGGGTTAGTTGCTTTATTAATTGAAGGACTAAATGGACTAACTCCTCAAGAAATTTTGGAAGTAAATCCTGATTTCATTGAAGATACAGGATTAAAAGTTAGCTTAACGCCATCTCGAGCTAATGGTTTTTATAATATTTTTCAACTAATGAAGAAGAAGGCATTAGCTTTTCAACTAGGAAAATCAATTTAA
- the ychF gene encoding redox-regulated ATPase YchF: protein MLKAGIVGLPNVGKSTLFNALVANAKADAANFPFCTIEPNVGLVSVPDERLKVLAELSKSEKILPTRVEFVDIAGLVKGAAQGEGLGNKFLANIREVDAIVHVVRCFDDDDIIHVSGSVSPTRDIETIDLELALADLSQVEKRLTRLKKQKSNQKEEQEEISILEKFTIQLNKGMPVRYLQLTEEERVLIKPLELLTLKPVIYAANVSEDDLSSENDWVQEVRNFASNSHAKVIVVSAQVESELIEISDEEKLEFLNALGVSEGGLKLLIKAVYDLLGLRTYLTTGPKETRAWTIYAGMKAPQAAGVIHSDFERGFIRAETISYKDLVFCKNITLAKEKGLVRSEGKDYVVQEGDVILFRFNV, encoded by the coding sequence ATGCTAAAAGCTGGAATAGTTGGACTCCCTAATGTCGGAAAATCGACACTATTTAATGCTTTGGTTGCTAATGCTAAAGCAGACGCAGCAAATTTCCCTTTTTGTACTATCGAACCTAATGTAGGCTTGGTATCTGTACCTGACGAAAGATTAAAAGTTTTAGCCGAACTTTCTAAGTCAGAAAAAATTCTACCAACTCGTGTTGAATTTGTAGATATTGCTGGACTAGTCAAAGGTGCTGCACAAGGAGAAGGTCTTGGAAATAAATTTTTAGCTAATATTCGCGAAGTAGATGCCATAGTTCATGTGGTACGTTGTTTTGATGATGATGATATTATTCATGTATCAGGTTCTGTCAGCCCAACAAGAGATATTGAGACAATAGATCTAGAACTAGCTTTGGCTGATCTTTCTCAGGTGGAAAAACGCCTAACTAGATTAAAGAAACAGAAAAGTAATCAAAAGGAAGAACAAGAAGAAATATCTATTTTAGAAAAATTCACTATTCAGCTCAATAAGGGTATGCCAGTCAGATATCTACAGCTGACAGAAGAAGAAAGAGTATTAATTAAACCTCTGGAATTACTGACTCTTAAACCAGTTATTTATGCTGCTAATGTTTCCGAAGATGATTTGAGTTCAGAAAATGATTGGGTACAAGAAGTAAGAAATTTTGCTTCTAATAGTCATGCAAAAGTAATTGTAGTTTCTGCCCAAGTAGAATCAGAACTAATAGAAATTTCAGATGAAGAAAAATTGGAGTTTTTAAATGCTTTGGGAGTAAGCGAAGGCGGCTTAAAACTTTTAATCAAAGCAGTTTATGATTTGCTTGGATTAAGAACATATTTAACCACTGGTCCTAAAGAAACTCGTGCTTGGACTATCTATGCTGGAATGAAAGCTCCTCAGGCTGCAGGTGTAATTCACTCAGATTTTGAAAGAGGATTTATTCGTGCTGAAACTATCTCTTATAAAGATTTAGTATTTTGTAAAAATATTACTTTAGCAAAAGAGAAAGGTTTGGTAAGAAGTGAAGGTAAAGACTATGTTGTTCAAGAGGGAGATGTAATTTTATTTAGATTTAATGTTTAG
- the tsaB gene encoding tRNA (adenosine(37)-N6)-threonylcarbamoyltransferase complex dimerization subunit type 1 TsaB — protein MTSPNPYSYGLGLHTTSTQLGVSLGKQNQQKSTQVWDLNRKLSSHLHKILQEFIQPQRWENINFAAVAKGPGSFTGIRIGITAARTIAQQLEIPLFSISTLAGFAWFHKDNKLFKELIPVQMEASRGQVYGAVYQKKSKGNGLIAVVNDTVMELDKWEKVLKDLNLFHEPLIVTSEIGATVCSILELAEFEWEQGKRPHFSESMPFYGHLNVPR, from the coding sequence ATGACATCACCAAATCCTTATAGTTATGGATTAGGATTGCATACAACAAGTACTCAGTTGGGGGTTAGTTTAGGTAAACAAAATCAACAAAAAAGTACTCAAGTTTGGGATCTTAACCGAAAATTATCAAGTCATTTACATAAAATTTTACAAGAATTTATTCAGCCCCAGAGATGGGAGAATATTAATTTTGCTGCCGTGGCAAAAGGGCCGGGAAGTTTTACTGGTATCAGAATTGGTATAACTGCTGCTCGTACAATAGCTCAACAACTTGAGATTCCTTTATTTAGTATATCTACATTAGCGGGATTTGCTTGGTTTCATAAAGATAATAAATTATTTAAAGAGTTAATTCCTGTACAAATGGAAGCTTCAAGAGGACAAGTTTATGGAGCAGTTTATCAAAAGAAATCTAAAGGAAATGGTTTAATTGCAGTTGTTAATGATACTGTGATGGAATTAGACAAATGGGAAAAAGTATTAAAAGATCTAAATTTATTCCATGAGCCTCTAATTGTTACATCAGAAATAGGAGCTACAGTTTGTAGTATTTTAGAGTTAGCAGAGTTTGAATGGGAACAGGGCAAACGCCCTCACTTTTCAGAAAGTATGCCATTTTATGGACATTTGAATGTTCCTAGATGA
- the plsX gene encoding phosphate acyltransferase PlsX: MAGNRARIAVDAMGGDYAPIEIIKGAIRASKELDVDILLVGNRQQIQASFQDSSKFSNIEIVDADEIIAMHEGINELRRKPKASINVAMDLVKKNRADAVISAGHSGAAMGAATLKLGRLKGIDRPAIGAVFPTLIANKSVIVLDVGANVDCRPKYLEQFALMGTIYSKYVMGINTPKVGLLNIGEESSKGNDLALATHKLLENNETIPFIGNAEGRDILSGKFDVIVCDGFVGNVLLKFAEAVGDVVLQIMHEELPQGWRGLLGTFILKSNLKKLKQRIDHAEHGGGLLLGVAGICIISHGSSRAPSIFNAIRLAKEAIDHKVLEQINSYGDKLIPESPN; this comes from the coding sequence ATGGCAGGGAATCGAGCAAGAATAGCAGTAGATGCTATGGGAGGAGACTATGCTCCTATAGAAATCATAAAAGGGGCTATCCGAGCCTCAAAAGAATTAGATGTTGACATCTTGTTGGTAGGTAATCGTCAGCAAATTCAAGCATCTTTTCAAGATAGTAGTAAATTTTCTAATATTGAAATAGTAGATGCAGATGAAATAATTGCTATGCACGAAGGGATCAACGAACTTCGTCGTAAGCCTAAAGCTTCAATTAATGTTGCTATGGACTTAGTTAAGAAAAATCGTGCAGATGCAGTAATCTCTGCTGGACATTCTGGAGCAGCAATGGGAGCTGCTACTCTCAAGTTAGGTCGCCTGAAAGGTATTGATCGTCCAGCTATTGGAGCCGTTTTTCCAACTCTCATAGCAAATAAGTCAGTTATTGTCTTGGATGTAGGAGCTAATGTAGATTGTCGTCCTAAATATTTAGAGCAATTTGCTTTAATGGGAACAATCTATAGTAAGTATGTGATGGGAATCAACACTCCTAAGGTAGGATTACTTAACATTGGAGAAGAATCTAGTAAAGGAAATGATCTTGCTTTAGCAACTCATAAGTTATTAGAAAATAATGAAACAATTCCTTTTATTGGTAATGCTGAAGGAAGAGATATACTTTCAGGAAAATTTGATGTTATTGTTTGTGACGGTTTTGTAGGTAATGTTTTACTTAAGTTTGCCGAAGCTGTTGGTGACGTAGTATTGCAAATTATGCATGAGGAACTACCTCAAGGCTGGAGAGGATTATTAGGGACATTTATTTTAAAATCCAACCTTAAAAAACTGAAACAACGAATAGACCATGCTGAACATGGTGGTGGATTACTATTGGGAGTAGCTGGTATTTGTATTATTAGTCATGGTAGTTCTCGAGCTCCATCAATCTTTAATGCAATTCGTTTAGCAAAAGAGGCTATTGATCACAAAGTATTGGAACAAATTAACTCTTACGGAGATAAGCTAATACCAGAAAGCCCTAATTAG
- a CDS encoding beta-ketoacyl-ACP synthase III, protein MRELDIGIAITGCGSATPKQIMTNEDLSYLVDTSDEWIYSRTGIKERRLATNNLSLSDLSAEAAIKGITMAGLSPSDIDLIILATSTADDLFGSASKIQNILKADNAVAFDLTAACSGFVFGLITAAQFIYSGVYQKVLIIGGDMLSRWVDWSDRNTCVLFGDGAGAVVCQRAVKNDHLLGFAMYSDGKQNESLNLAYDFQTKFLKNGMEINQGNYQFVTMKGKEVYRFAIEKVPEVIEKALHKAKLTTNDIDWLILHQANQRIIEVVARKLKIPSEKVISNISKYGNTSAASIPLALDEAVRSGKIKSGDIVASSGFGAGLTWGAVIFRWTVEV, encoded by the coding sequence TTGAGAGAATTAGATATTGGTATAGCTATTACTGGTTGTGGTTCGGCTACACCAAAACAAATAATGACAAACGAAGATTTAAGTTATCTAGTAGATACTTCTGATGAATGGATCTATAGTAGAACAGGTATCAAAGAAAGACGTCTAGCGACAAATAACTTGTCTTTAAGTGATCTCTCAGCTGAAGCTGCAATTAAAGGAATTACTATGGCAGGTCTTTCTCCTTCTGATATTGACTTAATTATCTTAGCAACTTCTACAGCTGATGATTTGTTTGGTAGTGCATCTAAAATTCAAAATATACTAAAAGCTGATAATGCAGTGGCTTTTGACCTAACAGCAGCTTGCTCAGGATTCGTGTTCGGACTAATTACAGCCGCTCAATTTATTTATTCAGGAGTTTATCAAAAAGTTCTAATAATTGGTGGTGATATGCTTTCTCGCTGGGTAGACTGGTCTGATCGTAACACTTGTGTTTTATTTGGAGATGGAGCTGGGGCTGTGGTTTGTCAACGAGCTGTCAAAAATGATCACTTACTAGGTTTCGCTATGTATAGTGACGGGAAGCAGAATGAATCCTTGAATCTAGCATATGATTTTCAAACTAAATTCCTTAAAAATGGCATGGAAATTAATCAAGGTAATTATCAATTTGTTACAATGAAGGGGAAAGAAGTTTATCGCTTTGCTATCGAAAAGGTTCCAGAAGTTATTGAAAAGGCTCTCCATAAAGCAAAATTAACAACTAATGATATTGATTGGCTTATCCTACATCAAGCAAATCAAAGAATCATAGAGGTAGTTGCTAGAAAACTAAAAATTCCATCAGAAAAGGTAATTTCAAACATTAGTAAATATGGAAATACATCAGCTGCATCTATTCCATTAGCTTTGGATGAAGCGGTAAGATCTGGCAAGATAAAATCAGGTGATATTGTCGCTAGTTCAGGTTTTGGAGCTGGTTTAACCTGGGGAGCAGTTATTTTTAGATGGACTGTTGAAGTTTAA
- a CDS encoding type II toxin-antitoxin system HicB family antitoxin, with protein sequence MSTRKYINIRVMELRERGSFMRYAVVIEKGKYYYGAYVPDLPECSAVGKTVEETRELIYNSISNHLGGLEEEGNSFPSPKTICEYVEIN encoded by the coding sequence ATGAGTACAAGAAAATATATTAACATTAGAGTAATGGAGCTAAGAGAAAGAGGATCATTCATGCGATATGCTGTAGTTATTGAAAAAGGAAAATATTATTATGGAGCTTATGTTCCTGATTTACCAGAATGTTCTGCAGTTGGAAAAACTGTAGAAGAGACAAGGGAACTTATATATAATTCAATTTCTAATCATCTAGGTGGATTAGAGGAGGAAGGTAATTCTTTCCCTAGTCCTAAAACTATATGTGAATACGTAGAAATTAATTAA
- the hypD gene encoding hydrogenase formation protein HypD, whose protein sequence is MKFVDEYRDSELIKIFTENIIKNVSKPWTIMEICGGQTHSIFKYGIDQLLPPEITLIHGPGCPVCVTPIELIDYALIIANLPNIIFCSFGDMLRVPGTKRDLLMVKASGGDVRIVYSPLDSLKIAQENPDKQIVFFAVGFETTAPATAMAVYQARHQNIKNFSLLVSHVLVPPAMKMLLSSSNCAIEGFLAAGHVCTITGYKEYQSISEKYKIPVIVTGFEPLDILKGIYQCILQLEAGEFNCKNQYSRSVSIDGNVLATKLVQEIFMTVSRCWRGIGEIPESGLSLRSEYQEYDALNRFQIFVDKPIPEYPQICISGDIMQGQKKPYDCPAFGSTCTPENPLGAPMVSSEGSCSAYYRYRGYSQI, encoded by the coding sequence ATGAAATTTGTTGATGAATACCGTGATTCTGAGTTAATTAAAATATTTACTGAAAACATTATAAAAAATGTTAGTAAACCTTGGACAATTATGGAAATTTGTGGTGGGCAAACACACTCCATTTTTAAATATGGTATTGATCAACTTTTGCCTCCTGAAATAACTTTAATACATGGACCAGGATGTCCTGTCTGCGTAACCCCAATAGAATTGATTGATTATGCTTTAATTATTGCCAATTTACCTAATATTATTTTTTGCTCTTTTGGGGATATGTTAAGGGTTCCAGGGACAAAAAGAGATCTACTTATGGTAAAAGCTTCCGGAGGAGATGTTCGCATAGTTTATTCTCCTTTAGACAGTTTAAAAATTGCTCAAGAAAATCCTGACAAACAAATTGTTTTTTTTGCTGTTGGTTTTGAAACAACGGCTCCTGCAACGGCTATGGCTGTATACCAGGCCAGACACCAAAATATTAAAAATTTTTCATTATTAGTCTCTCATGTTTTAGTTCCGCCAGCAATGAAAATGCTTTTATCATCTTCTAATTGTGCAATAGAAGGATTTTTAGCTGCTGGACATGTCTGTACAATAACTGGATATAAAGAATATCAATCTATTTCTGAAAAATATAAAATCCCTGTTATCGTAACAGGATTTGAACCCTTAGATATCTTAAAAGGAATCTATCAATGCATATTACAACTGGAAGCTGGTGAGTTTAACTGTAAAAATCAATATTCTCGTTCTGTGAGTATTGATGGAAATGTACTGGCGACAAAACTAGTTCAAGAAATTTTTATGACAGTATCTCGTTGTTGGAGAGGTATCGGTGAAATTCCAGAAAGTGGTTTATCTTTAAGATCTGAATATCAAGAATATGATGCTTTAAATCGTTTTCAAATTTTTGTAGACAAACCTATTCCAGAATATCCACAAATATGTATTAGTGGTGATATCATGCAAGGTCAAAAGAAACCTTATGATTGCCCAGCTTTTGGTAGCACATGTACTCCAGAAAACCCTTTAGGTGCACCTATGGTATCTTCAGAAGGTAGTTGTTCAGCCTACTATAGATATCGTGGCTATTCTCAAATTTAG
- the petL gene encoding cytochrome b6-f complex subunit PetL, translating to MSGYAIAGFSGYIISYTVIALGLYFGLRIAKII from the coding sequence ATGTCAGGATATGCTATTGCTGGATTCAGTGGATATATTATTTCTTATACTGTAATCGCTCTTGGATTATATTTTGGATTACGTATTGCTAAAATAATTTAG
- a CDS encoding D-alanyl-D-alanine carboxypeptidase has translation MMMPNFFLSYQKAILVITFVLWANNSFASELMFSIKQPSLYNNLESTQPHKNSFSRVDSKSCKFLIHKELDNIILSHQKHWGILVEKLEDGTVLYSHNPDKYFIPASNNKIFTTAAALQLFNPKSKIGSKTLESWVNITNTKSNNYYADTLLRYIDGQETAKKALVQLGVTSNSFRQIDGSGLSRRNIATPRSLVTVLRAMYYTSAKQYFYTSLPVAGLTGTLRNRMKSTSAQGYVYAKTGTLRNVRALSGYIDHSYLGMIVFSILANNSNISGPNLIKEIDRMIVQLSKVGVCDY, from the coding sequence ATGATGATGCCAAATTTTTTTTTATCTTACCAAAAAGCTATCTTAGTAATAACTTTTGTTTTGTGGGCTAACAATAGTTTTGCTAGTGAATTAATGTTTTCTATTAAACAACCTTCTCTTTACAATAATTTAGAATCTACTCAACCACATAAAAACAGTTTTAGTAGAGTAGATTCTAAATCTTGTAAGTTTTTAATCCACAAAGAATTAGACAATATTATTCTTTCTCACCAAAAACATTGGGGAATATTAGTAGAGAAATTAGAAGATGGCACTGTGTTATATAGCCATAATCCAGATAAATATTTTATTCCTGCTTCTAATAATAAAATATTTACTACTGCTGCAGCATTACAGTTATTTAATCCTAAATCAAAAATTGGTTCTAAAACTTTAGAGTCTTGGGTTAACATTACCAACACCAAAAGCAATAATTATTATGCAGATACGTTACTTCGCTATATTGATGGGCAAGAAACTGCAAAAAAGGCTTTAGTTCAACTTGGTGTTACATCTAATAGTTTTCGTCAAATCGATGGCTCAGGATTATCTCGTCGTAATATAGCTACACCTCGTTCTTTAGTTACTGTTTTGAGAGCCATGTACTATACTTCTGCTAAACAATATTTTTATACTTCTTTACCTGTTGCAGGTTTAACAGGTACGCTTAGGAATCGGATGAAAAGTACATCAGCTCAAGGATATGTTTATGCAAAAACAGGAACTTTAAGAAATGTACGAGCATTGTCCGGCTACATAGATCATTCTTACCTTGGTATGATAGTTTTTAGTATTTTAGCTAATAATTCTAATATCTCAGGCCCAAATTTGATTAAAGAAATAGATAGGATGATCGTTCAACTAAGTAAAGTTGGTGTTTGTGATTACTGA
- a CDS encoding lysylphosphatidylglycerol synthase domain-containing protein yields MDKNNLLRFLPPCFSLAVFTLSIWTIQNNFQHYQAANFWDSLSKIPSSNILWAIACMGLNYLVMTGYECLALFYVRRILPYRKKILVGIICSGISNSIGFAVLSSCMIRYRFYSNWGFSMITIAQISAFCNLSFCLGLFSIGSILFLKEPLAIPRLLDIPFISVRPLGIIFLIIILAYLFFTVVRQKPLIIGKWVIPNLSPQLAIGQLIVSSLDWSLAAMVFYILLKTSVSLSYPTFFGIFILAQVAGLASNVPGGLGVFETVMILLLAPFIESEELLGTLLIYRGIYYFIPLGIAILLLGKYELSNLFNNKKNSIPTSFVNNIKR; encoded by the coding sequence ATGGATAAGAACAACCTTTTAAGATTCCTTCCTCCTTGCTTCAGCTTAGCAGTCTTTACTTTGTCAATATGGACTATACAAAATAACTTTCAACATTATCAAGCTGCAAATTTTTGGGATAGTCTATCTAAAATTCCTTCTTCTAATATTCTTTGGGCTATTGCTTGTATGGGCTTAAATTATCTTGTTATGACAGGATATGAATGTCTTGCTCTATTTTATGTTCGTCGTATATTACCATATCGAAAAAAAATATTAGTTGGTATTATTTGTTCTGGAATTAGCAACAGCATAGGGTTTGCCGTATTAAGTAGTTGCATGATTCGCTATAGGTTTTACTCCAATTGGGGATTTTCTATGATTACAATTGCACAAATCTCGGCATTTTGCAATTTATCATTTTGTTTGGGACTATTTAGTATTGGTAGTATCCTTTTCCTAAAAGAACCTTTAGCGATTCCTCGTTTATTAGATATCCCTTTTATCTCAGTACGTCCTTTAGGAATAATTTTTTTAATTATAATTCTTGCTTATTTATTTTTTACGGTAGTTCGTCAAAAACCTCTAATTATTGGAAAATGGGTTATTCCTAATCTTTCTCCTCAATTAGCTATTGGTCAATTAATTGTTTCCAGCTTAGACTGGTCTCTTGCAGCAATGGTCTTTTATATACTTTTAAAGACTTCAGTATCTTTATCCTATCCTACTTTTTTCGGAATTTTTATATTAGCTCAAGTAGCAGGACTAGCTAGTAATGTTCCAGGAGGATTAGGAGTTTTTGAAACAGTCATGATTTTGTTACTTGCCCCATTTATTGAATCAGAAGAATTGTTAGGCACTCTATTAATTTATCGTGGAATCTATTATTTTATTCCTTTAGGAATAGCTATTTTACTTTTAGGTAAATACGAGTTAAGCAATCTTTTTAATAACAAAAAGAATAGTATTCCTACTTCTTTTGTTAATAATATAAAAAGATAA